In Impatiens glandulifera unplaced genomic scaffold, dImpGla2.1, whole genome shotgun sequence, a genomic segment contains:
- the LOC124918284 gene encoding AT-hook motif nuclear-localized protein 1-like, with the protein MDGEKVTGDDSSNFSINAQLDSTPRMNIFGRKTRGRPRLFRSIISPKSSNLSSMPQAPISSAPPQLAHSNSSAMSLPPISSALPQLAPDFSSNICKKGEPDKNIVEDTDIRYLHFYKGEDICSKLYWYATNMQKNICVISATGSISEVTLQKGDNYLSTIKYEGFYKVVTLAGLILPIKPNTTDSTVADKQGGLMVSFEGEDGRSVNGLVSSSLIAYEKVEVLASVYASRPGEYKTWEEMESSESIQLSSSVPIGSSPNFQSNLQWVTSTTNPVAERDEVTSNNRIMGQESSVLKPKETPKDNQNRKVRIFSPRGLLKVSLVQGQEPVVGNDNTGDNVVILSEQRD; encoded by the exons atggACGGAGAAAAAGTTACAGGTGACGATTCTTCCAATTTCTCCATAAACGCACAACTAGATTCAACCCCTCGAATGAATATATTTGGAAGGAAGACGAGAGGTAGGCCAAGGTTATTCCGATCAATTATTTCACCTAAATCTTCAAACTTATCGTCTATGCCTCAAGCCCCAATCTCTTCCGCACCCCCACAACTAGCACATTCAAACTCGTCGGCCATGTCTCTGCCCCCAATCTCTTCCGCACTCCCACAACTAGCACCAGATTTTTCTAGTAACATATGTAAAAaag gtGAGCCTGACAAAAATATTGTTGAAGACACTGATATAcgttatttacatttttataagGGGGAG GACATATGTTCGAAGCTATATTGGTATGCTACTAATATGCAGAAAAACATTTGTGTTATATCTGCAACGGGTTCAATATCAGAAGTTACACTTCAAAAAGGAGACAATTACTTGTCAACAATTAAATATGAG GGATTTTATAAAGTTGTAACATTAGCAGGGTTGATTTTGCCCATTAAGCCAAACACTACCGACTCCACAGTAGCGGACAAACAAGGAGGATTGATGGTTTCATTTGAAGGTGAAGATGGGCGTTCAGTAAATGGCTTAGTTTCAAGCTCACTAATAGCCTATGAGAAAGTTGAG GTTTTAGCTAGTGTATACGCGTCTAGACCCGGTGAATATAAAACATGGGAAGAAATGGAATCAAGCGAGTCCATACAACTTTCTTCATCGGTTCCAATTGGCTCAAGTCCCAATTTTCAATCAAACTTACAATGGGTCACTAGTACAACAAATCCTGTAGCCGAAAGAGACGAAGTGACAAGCAACAATAGAATTATGGGTCAAGAGAGTAGTGTCCTTAAACCAAAGGAGACACCGAAAGACAATCAAAATCGAAAAGTTCGAATCTTTAGTCCACGAGGGTTGTTAAAAGTTTCTTTAGTTCAAGGGCAAGAACCGGTGGTTGGAAATGATAATACTGGTGATAATGTTGTTATCCTGTCGGAGCAAAGAGATTGA